In the Candidatus Bathyarchaeia archaeon genome, TCATCGAAAACCTCAGCATAATGATTGAGAACCAGCAGCTAACCATCCCCAACATCCCCGAATTAATCAACGAACTAAAACTCTATGGCTACAAGACCACTGCCAGCGGCAATGTGCAGTACGGAGCACCAGAAGGTTACCATGACGACTGCGTTGTGGCATTGGCGCTGGCAGCTTGGCAGCTGAAACGGTCTCCTCCTCCAGGAGTGGGTGTGGGTTTTGTACCTCACTAAGTTGTTGGTCTAGCTATACTATTGACTTTTGCAATCCATGCAGACGATAAACCAAAAGCTCTTGCACCATCTAGCATAATCTTAAGATACTCATCGGTAGGTGCCGTGAAATGTGTTTTGCATTTATCACAAACGGTGTATGTAGCTACGCCATCCACTTTCTCGTTGTCTTTTAGAATAACCGAAACAGGTATTTTGCGGTAGGAGTTAGGGGCGCCTTCCTTTATATCAATAGTTTGCATGTCGGCTTTGGTCATTTCGAATAAAACCCCTTCGACATACTCGCCTTGTGATGGCTCTATGTTAGCTGCACCGCCTCCCCTACTTCGAGAGTAATAATTAAAATCTAATGTGTAATCCCTGAGGACGCAAGGTCTAGGTGATTTTAACTTTAGGTCGATTAACGGTCTATTTCGCTTCTTACACCACTTGTCCAAGTCTTCCTGATTTAAATTTGAGCCGTATGCAAAGTAGCTAACCATATTCTCACCGAATTATCGACAAGTTGTTTGAGTTAGAATAAAAAACTTGCCAAAAAAGTGATCATATGACAGAAGAAACAGTTTTGGTAGCAACAGACCAGACTACACCTCAAGTAAAAGCACTTGGTTTAGGATTGAATTGCAAAGCTGCTGATTTGCATGTCTACTTGGATGGCGTCGACATAACCAAGAATGTGGTTTGGGGCGAGTTGAAAGTTACATTCGAGAAAAAGGTGTAGTTTCAATTTGCCTACACTAGACTCTCTACGAAGCGCTTTAGCATCGATTTAATTTCAGGATTTCTTGCAGCCGCTTTTCCTAAATCCTCTAGTTGGTCTTCGTCTAAATAGAGTGGCCGTGCGATTAGTGTGCCGTCGTCGTTAAGGTATCCGAACCTGAGCTGAATATCCCCATTATGCTCGGTATCTGTGAATTTTAGTACTTGAATAACAGGCGACCAGCTCTCATAGTCCACCTTTGCTTCATCTGTGACTATTCCATTTCCATTTTCCTTGAAATCGAATGTTTTTCCTACAGTTGAAGGTCTATGCATTCGTTAACACTCCTTAGCTCTTCAGTATTCTACAGTTGATTTACTTTTAACACATTCGGAAGTCTTGTTTATGCCTCATAGAAGCCTTGTTAGCAGTGGCCCTTTGCTGGCTAACCGTGAAGTCCCCGCAGACGTCAGTCTAAAGCAGATGCAGCATGAGGTTCCTTACAACTGGAAAGACGACGACGTCCTCTGGGGCTACATGAACCAGTTCAAAATCGGCGCCAGCGGAGCAGGCTTCATCTCGCCGCCTTACACGGCGTTTTGGGATCGCATCTGGGGCGCAACCCCCGTCGAGGATCTACCCAAATACAAGGATCTCTACAATTTCACTCCCTACATCAAAGCCAGCATAGACGTAACCGTAAATCTAACCCTAAGTAACGGCTTCGAATTAGAGGGCAGTACACCTGAGATTCGGCAATGGCTCACTGACTGGTTGGATGAGCATGATTTCCTGCAGACTGCAAGAATCACGCTGACTGATGAATTGGTGTTTGGGAACGGAGAGTTTGAGATTTGCCGAGACAAAGACCAAAATGGCATCATCATAACGCCGCCTGAGGAGTGGTGGCTCAAAAGCCTCGACCCCGTCCACATCCGCGTAAGACGCGACCAATACGGCAACATCTTCGGATACATTCAGTTGCTGACTTTTCCGCCTGTGGCTTTTCCAGCCCAAGACATTGTGCACTACAAGTATGGTGCTAAGAGTTGGTGGTATGAATACAGCTACGGCACAAGCCTGCTGCGTCCCCTGCTTCTGATTCAAGCTTACATCGACAGTTTCCAGCGGGACATGGCAACCATAATGGCCGTCTACACAAAGCCCATGCTG is a window encoding:
- a CDS encoding gamma-glutamylcyclotransferase family protein, with the translated sequence MVSYFAYGSNLNQEDLDKWCKKRNRPLIDLKLKSPRPCVLRDYTLDFNYYSRSRGGGAANIEPSQGEYVEGVLFEMTKADMQTIDIKEGAPNSYRKIPVSVILKDNEKVDGVATYTVCDKCKTHFTAPTDEYLKIMLDGARAFGLSSAWIAKVNSIARPTT